A single window of Bradyrhizobium daqingense DNA harbors:
- a CDS encoding cobalamin biosynthesis protein, whose protein sequence is MKVAGFGFRQDVTLAALRDALLAAGGPEGLAAVATISDKADAQALKQLAHECGLPIRAIPAETLAGIDTPTQSMRIAEKFGTGSVAEAAALAAAGPRARLIATRTISQDRTATAAIAEGEGA, encoded by the coding sequence ATGAAGGTCGCCGGATTCGGATTCAGGCAGGATGTGACGCTGGCGGCGTTGCGCGATGCACTGCTGGCGGCTGGCGGACCCGAAGGCCTTGCTGCGGTCGCCACCATCAGCGACAAGGCCGACGCGCAGGCGTTGAAGCAGCTCGCGCACGAATGCGGCCTGCCGATCAGGGCCATTCCGGCAGAAACGCTGGCTGGCATCGACACGCCGACGCAGTCCATGCGCATCGCGGAAAAGTTCGGCACCGGATCGGTCGCCGAAGCCGCGGCGCTGGCAGCCGCCGGCCCTCGCGCGCGCCTGATTGCGACGCGAACAATCTCGCAGGATCGCACCGCGACCGCCGCGATCGCCGAAGGAGAGGGCGCATGA
- the cobM gene encoding precorrin-4 C(11)-methyltransferase encodes MTVHFIGAGPGAADLLTLRGRDLIAASPVCLYAGSLVPEGVLAHCPPGARIVNTAPLSLDEIVAEIAAAHAEGKDVARLHSGDLSVWSAMGEQLRRLRALGIPYTVTPGVPSFSAAAAALEAELTLPGLAQTVVLTRTPGRASAMPEGEKLAAFAATGAVLAVHLSIHLLDKVIAELTPHYGADCPVAIVWRASWPDQRIVRATLGTLDAAVGTEMERTALILVGKTLGTADFDESRLYAADYDRRYRPVGAEPRFPEVP; translated from the coding sequence ATGACGGTGCATTTCATCGGCGCCGGTCCGGGCGCGGCCGATCTCCTGACATTGCGCGGCCGCGATCTGATTGCGGCCTCGCCGGTCTGTCTTTATGCCGGCTCGCTCGTGCCGGAGGGCGTGCTGGCGCATTGCCCGCCAGGTGCGCGCATCGTCAACACCGCGCCGCTGTCGCTCGACGAGATCGTTGCGGAGATCGCCGCGGCGCATGCGGAGGGCAAGGATGTGGCTCGCCTGCATTCCGGCGATCTCTCGGTCTGGTCGGCGATGGGCGAGCAGCTCCGTCGTCTGCGCGCGCTCGGCATTCCCTATACGGTTACGCCGGGCGTGCCGTCCTTCTCCGCCGCTGCCGCGGCGCTGGAAGCCGAACTCACGTTGCCGGGCCTTGCCCAGACTGTCGTGCTGACGCGCACGCCGGGCCGCGCCAGCGCAATGCCGGAAGGCGAGAAGCTCGCCGCCTTCGCTGCCACCGGCGCGGTGCTCGCGGTCCATCTCTCCATCCATCTGCTCGACAAGGTGATCGCCGAGCTGACGCCGCATTACGGCGCGGACTGCCCGGTCGCAATCGTCTGGCGCGCGAGCTGGCCGGATCAGCGGATCGTTCGTGCGACGCTCGGCACGCTCGATGCGGCCGTGGGCACCGAGATGGAGCGCACTGCGTTGATCCTTGTCGGCAAGACGCTGGGCACCGCGGATTTTGACGAGAGCCGCCTCTATGCCGCCGACTACGACCGCCGCTATCGGCCGGTCGGGGCCGAGCCGCGCTTTCCGGAGGTGCCGTGA
- a CDS encoding cobyrinate a,c-diamide synthase, whose protein sequence is MATGLVISAPASGVGKTTLTLALARAWRNRGLNVQCFKSGPDYIDPAFHAAATARVSVNVDSWAMDRGTIAHLVSRGADADVVLAEGSMGLFDGVAARGVSGTGATADIAEMLGWPVVLVIDPSGQAQTAAAIAAGLRDYRKGVRLAGVVLNRVASPRHEDLVRRALNDSGIAVFGALPRHAEISLPKRHLGLVQAEEQAEIGKLIDEAARFVAEHVDLDAVLRAAAGWSPQPAANGLNVTPPGQRIALARDAAFSFVYPHMLEAWRAAGAEIVPFSPLADEAPDASADVCWLPGGYPELHAGRIAANARFRSSLRSFAETRPVHGECGGYMVLGAALTDADGISHEMAGLLGLETSFAKRRMHLGYRLAELAAPMPGHQAGARLRGHEFHYSTILAQPDTPLAVVHDATGAVIAETGSRRGHATGTFFHLISEDR, encoded by the coding sequence ATGGCAACCGGCCTCGTCATCTCCGCCCCCGCATCAGGCGTCGGCAAGACCACGCTGACGCTTGCGCTCGCTCGCGCTTGGCGCAATCGCGGCCTGAACGTGCAGTGCTTCAAGAGCGGCCCCGACTATATCGATCCTGCGTTTCATGCCGCCGCCACGGCACGCGTCTCCGTCAATGTCGACAGCTGGGCGATGGATCGCGGCACCATCGCGCATCTCGTCAGCCGTGGTGCTGACGCCGATGTCGTGCTCGCCGAGGGCTCGATGGGCCTGTTCGACGGTGTCGCCGCACGCGGCGTCTCCGGCACGGGAGCCACCGCAGACATTGCTGAGATGCTGGGCTGGCCCGTTGTATTGGTGATTGATCCTTCCGGTCAGGCGCAGACTGCGGCGGCGATCGCTGCCGGCCTTCGCGACTACCGCAAGGGCGTGCGCCTTGCCGGCGTCGTGCTCAACCGCGTCGCCAGTCCGCGTCACGAGGATCTCGTGCGGCGGGCGCTGAACGATTCAGGCATCGCCGTGTTCGGCGCACTGCCGCGCCATGCCGAGATCAGCCTGCCGAAGCGGCATCTCGGCCTCGTGCAGGCCGAGGAGCAGGCCGAAATCGGCAAGCTGATCGACGAGGCCGCACGCTTCGTCGCCGAGCATGTCGATCTCGATGCGGTGCTGCGAGCCGCAGCGGGTTGGTCACCGCAACCTGCTGCGAACGGCCTGAACGTGACGCCGCCGGGTCAGCGCATTGCGCTCGCCCGCGATGCGGCATTCTCCTTCGTCTATCCGCACATGCTGGAAGCCTGGCGCGCGGCCGGCGCCGAGATCGTGCCGTTCTCGCCGCTAGCCGATGAAGCGCCCGACGCGAGCGCCGACGTCTGCTGGCTGCCCGGCGGCTATCCCGAGCTTCATGCCGGCAGGATCGCAGCCAATGCACGCTTTCGCAGCAGCCTGCGCTCCTTCGCCGAGACGCGGCCGGTGCATGGCGAATGCGGAGGCTATATGGTGCTGGGGGCTGCATTGACCGATGCCGACGGTATCAGCCATGAGATGGCGGGGCTCCTCGGTCTGGAGACCAGCTTTGCCAAGCGCCGCATGCATCTGGGCTATCGTCTTGCCGAACTGGCTGCGCCGATGCCGGGACATCAGGCCGGCGCGCGTTTGCGCGGGCATGAGTTCCACTATTCGACCATCCTGGCACAGCCCGACACGCCACTGGCAGTCGTCCACGATGCAACGGGCGCTGTCATCGCCGAGACCGGCTCGCGGCGAGGCCACGCCACCGGCACGTTCTTCCATCTGATCTCGGAGGACCGGTGA
- the cobA gene encoding uroporphyrinogen-III C-methyltransferase, which translates to MSGFVSFVSAGPGDPELLTVKGAARLREADVVLYDDLASGAILDLARPGANLVAVGKRAGRPSTKQHHVNRLLVDYAVTGARVVRLKSGDAGIFGRLEEELETLREAGIGYEIIPGVTSACVAAAQAGIPLTRRHTSRRVQFLTGADVTGELPPNLNWAALADPEATTVVYMGRRTFPALAARLIEHGLAADTPALFAESLGRSDERLVRTTIAELAEQLARGGAASTAAVILFGALAGDDRS; encoded by the coding sequence GTGAGCGGGTTTGTCTCCTTCGTCTCCGCCGGCCCCGGCGATCCCGAACTGCTCACGGTGAAGGGCGCGGCGCGGCTGCGCGAGGCCGATGTCGTGCTCTATGACGATCTCGCCTCCGGCGCGATCCTCGATCTCGCCCGGCCGGGCGCCAATCTCGTCGCGGTGGGGAAGCGGGCCGGACGGCCCTCGACCAAGCAGCACCACGTCAACCGCCTTTTGGTCGACTATGCCGTAACAGGCGCGCGCGTGGTGCGGCTGAAGTCCGGCGATGCCGGCATTTTCGGCCGGCTCGAGGAGGAGCTGGAGACGTTGCGCGAGGCCGGCATCGGCTACGAGATCATTCCCGGCGTCACATCCGCTTGCGTCGCTGCCGCGCAAGCCGGCATCCCCCTCACCCGGCGCCACACCTCGCGGCGGGTCCAGTTCTTGACTGGAGCGGACGTCACCGGCGAGCTGCCGCCGAACCTGAATTGGGCGGCATTGGCGGATCCGGAGGCGACCACCGTGGTCTATATGGGCCGGCGCACCTTTCCGGCGCTTGCCGCAAGATTGATCGAACACGGCCTCGCTGCGGATACGCCGGCGCTGTTCGCGGAATCGCTTGGCCGTTCCGACGAGCGGCTGGTGCGCACCACCATTGCCGAGCTGGCCGAGCAGCTTGCGCGCGGCGGCGCCGCTTCCACGGCTGCCGTCATCCTGTTCGGGGCGCTCGCGGGGGATGATCGGTCATGA
- a CDS encoding energy-coupling factor ABC transporter permease: MHIEPGLVTGAKLVLSYATGIAAGGVALKLAVETVREQGIGSFAARTLATTALVFVFFEILPHFPVGVSEVHFILGSTLFLLFGAAPAAFGLAFGLLLQGLLFEPVDLPQYGMNVTTLLVPLFAIQAIASRIIPRNTAYVDLKYGQALALSTTYQAGVVAWVAFWALYGSGFAMTNLASIATFAASYALVIVIEPLADLAVLALAKSVRGVTAPGLVTPRLHNAA, translated from the coding sequence ATGCATATCGAACCAGGATTGGTGACGGGCGCCAAGCTCGTGCTGAGTTACGCAACCGGCATCGCCGCAGGCGGCGTCGCCTTGAAGCTTGCGGTCGAAACCGTGCGCGAGCAGGGCATTGGCTCGTTCGCCGCGCGCACGCTGGCCACCACGGCCCTCGTGTTCGTCTTCTTCGAGATCCTGCCGCACTTCCCGGTCGGGGTATCGGAAGTGCACTTCATCCTCGGCTCGACCTTGTTTCTTCTGTTCGGCGCGGCGCCTGCCGCCTTCGGTCTCGCCTTCGGACTGCTGCTTCAGGGCCTGCTGTTCGAGCCGGTGGACCTGCCGCAATACGGCATGAACGTCACCACGCTGCTGGTGCCGCTGTTCGCGATCCAGGCCATCGCCTCGCGCATCATTCCGCGCAACACCGCCTATGTCGATTTGAAATACGGTCAGGCGCTGGCGCTTTCGACCACCTATCAAGCGGGTGTTGTCGCCTGGGTGGCGTTCTGGGCGCTCTACGGCTCAGGCTTCGCCATGACCAACCTCGCCAGCATCGCGACCTTCGCGGCCTCCTATGCGCTGGTCATCGTGATCGAGCCGCTGGCCGATCTTGCTGTGCTGGCCCTGGCGAAGTCCGTGCGTGGCGTCACTGCGCCCGGCCTCGTCACGCCGCGCCTGCACAACGCGGCGTAA
- the cobF gene encoding precorrin-6A synthase (deacetylating) produces MLALSLIGIGCGDPAQLTRAAIAAINAADLVLIPRKGTAKSDLADLRRTICADVLTSARTRIAEFDLPVRDASEVDYRKGVDDWHDAVAATWSQTIADHLEGDGKVALLIWGDPSLYDSSLRIARRLDPLPDIEVVPGITSIQALCAAHALPLNDIGEPFLVTTGRRLREGGWPQGVDTVVVMLDGGTAFQSLDPAGLHIWWGAYLGMQDQIILSGALADAGPRIVAMRQEARERHGWIMDSYVLKRLT; encoded by the coding sequence ATGCTCGCGCTCTCCCTGATAGGCATCGGTTGCGGCGATCCCGCGCAGCTCACGCGCGCCGCAATCGCTGCCATCAACGCGGCCGATCTCGTCCTGATCCCGCGCAAGGGGACGGCGAAATCCGATCTTGCGGATCTGCGGCGGACGATCTGCGCGGACGTGCTCACCAGCGCGCGCACGCGGATTGCCGAGTTCGATCTTCCCGTGCGCGACGCAAGCGAGGTGGATTATCGCAAAGGCGTGGACGATTGGCACGATGCGGTCGCCGCGACCTGGTCGCAGACGATCGCGGATCATCTCGAAGGCGATGGCAAGGTCGCGTTGCTGATCTGGGGCGATCCTTCTCTCTATGATTCCTCGCTGCGGATTGCGCGCCGGCTCGACCCATTGCCCGATATCGAGGTCGTGCCCGGCATCACCTCGATCCAGGCATTGTGCGCGGCGCATGCGCTGCCGCTCAACGACATCGGCGAGCCGTTCCTGGTGACGACCGGGCGCCGCCTACGCGAAGGCGGTTGGCCGCAAGGCGTCGATACCGTGGTGGTGATGCTCGATGGCGGCACGGCGTTTCAGTCGCTCGATCCGGCCGGTCTTCACATCTGGTGGGGCGCCTATCTCGGCATGCAGGATCAGATCATCTTGTCCGGCGCGCTGGCCGACGCCGGTCCGCGTATCGTCGCGATGCGGCAGGAAGCGCGCGAGCGGCATGGCTGGATCATGGACAGCTACGTTCTCAAGCGCCTGACGTAA
- the cobT gene encoding nicotinate-nucleotide--dimethylbenzimidazole phosphoribosyltransferase: MLPEWVYRQCPEISAAPREAAVVRQAQLTKPTGALGRLEQLAIELAGLQATEQPRAACVPIIVFAGDHGIVAQGVSAYPQEVTIAMMANFASGGAAISVLARELGSSLEVVDAGTLAQGEMAGIVTDKPRAGTRDFSAEAALEPAELAFAFEAGQRAVARAAANQPDLLIFGEMGIGNTTASAAIAASLLGISAEEIAGSGTGIDAAGRAHKARVIDAAIARHGIAGASPENILRAVGGLEIAAISGAIIAAAQARIPVLMDGFIVSVAALAAVRLNPSCRPFLLPSHQSAEQGHRLVLRALNVQPLISLDLRLGEGSGAAIALPLVRLACSLHNGMATFAQANVPDRPS; this comes from the coding sequence ATGCTCCCCGAATGGGTCTACCGGCAGTGCCCCGAAATCTCCGCGGCTCCTCGCGAGGCGGCAGTCGTGCGGCAGGCGCAACTGACGAAGCCGACCGGCGCGCTCGGACGGCTGGAGCAGCTCGCCATCGAGCTTGCGGGCCTGCAGGCAACGGAGCAACCGCGCGCCGCGTGCGTGCCGATCATCGTCTTCGCCGGCGATCACGGCATCGTCGCGCAGGGCGTCTCGGCCTATCCGCAGGAAGTGACCATCGCGATGATGGCGAATTTCGCCTCCGGGGGCGCCGCGATTTCGGTGCTGGCGCGCGAGCTCGGCTCCAGCCTGGAGGTAGTCGACGCCGGCACGCTGGCGCAAGGGGAGATGGCGGGCATCGTCACGGACAAGCCGCGCGCCGGGACGCGCGACTTCAGTGCCGAAGCTGCGCTCGAACCGGCGGAGCTGGCATTCGCGTTCGAGGCAGGCCAGCGCGCCGTTGCGCGCGCAGCCGCCAATCAGCCTGATCTCCTGATCTTCGGCGAGATGGGCATCGGCAACACCACGGCGTCGGCGGCGATTGCCGCGAGCCTGCTCGGCATCAGTGCCGAGGAAATCGCCGGCAGCGGCACCGGCATCGACGCCGCCGGCCGCGCGCACAAGGCACGCGTCATCGACGCCGCGATCGCGCGCCATGGCATTGCGGGGGCGTCGCCCGAAAACATCCTGCGCGCGGTCGGCGGTCTCGAGATCGCGGCGATCTCAGGTGCGATCATTGCGGCTGCGCAAGCCCGCATTCCCGTTTTGATGGATGGCTTCATCGTCTCGGTCGCGGCGCTGGCGGCGGTGCGGCTCAATCCGTCGTGCCGGCCATTCCTGCTGCCGTCGCACCAATCGGCGGAGCAGGGGCATCGGCTGGTGCTGCGCGCGCTCAACGTTCAGCCGCTGATCAGCCTCGATCTCAGGCTCGGCGAAGGCTCCGGCGCCGCAATCGCGCTGCCGCTGGTGCGCCTCGCTTGCAGCCTCCACAACGGCATGGCGACGTTCGCGCAGGCCAACGTGCCTGATAGGCCTAGCTGA
- a CDS encoding histidine phosphatase family protein — protein sequence MEGETFLWLIRHAPVDGIKGTIHAADAPADLGDLAQLQALRQRLPKDVASYASPSRRTVETAQALGFAPKLMSEFSEQDFGEWTGRRHDDIAADGEAAYAQFWREPARGRPPGGESFEDQVARVRLGLSRIGPGSAALVVHSGTIRAALSIALDLTPEAALRFVIDPLSLTRIDRLASGWRVVSVNQRIS from the coding sequence ATGGAAGGCGAGACCTTCCTCTGGCTGATACGGCATGCGCCGGTCGACGGCATCAAGGGGACGATCCATGCGGCCGACGCGCCGGCCGACCTCGGCGATCTCGCGCAGTTGCAGGCTCTACGGCAGCGCCTGCCGAAAGACGTTGCGAGCTATGCGAGCCCGTCGCGACGCACGGTGGAAACCGCGCAAGCGCTGGGGTTCGCGCCCAAGCTGATGTCCGAATTCAGCGAGCAGGATTTTGGCGAATGGACCGGTCGTCGGCACGACGACATCGCCGCGGATGGCGAGGCGGCCTATGCGCAGTTCTGGCGCGAACCGGCGCGCGGGCGGCCGCCGGGCGGCGAGAGCTTCGAGGATCAGGTCGCGCGTGTCCGGCTTGGACTCTCGCGGATCGGCCCGGGCTCAGCGGCGCTCGTCGTACATTCCGGCACGATCCGCGCGGCGCTGTCCATCGCGCTGGATCTCACGCCCGAAGCCGCGCTGCGCTTCGTGATCGATCCGCTGTCGCTGACCCGGATCGACCGGCTCGCCAGCGGCTGGCGTGTCGTGTCGGTCAATCAGCGGATCAGCTAG